One segment of Drosophila mauritiana strain mau12 chromosome 3R, ASM438214v1, whole genome shotgun sequence DNA contains the following:
- the LOC117142382 gene encoding muscle LIM protein Mlp84B, whose protein sequence is MPSFQPIEAPKCPRCGKSVYAAEERLAGGYVFHKNCFKCGMCNKSLDSTNCTEHERELYCKTCHGRKFGPKGYGFGTGAGTLSMDNGSQFLRENGDVPSVRNGARLEPRAIARAPEGEGCPRCGGYVYAAEQMLARGRSWHKECFKCGTCKKGLDSILCCEAPDKNIYCKGCYAKKFGPKGYGYGQGGGALQSDCYAHDDGAPQIRAAIDVDKIQARPGEGCPRCGGVVYAAEQKLSKGREWHKKCFNCKDCHKTLDSINASDGPDRDVYCRTCYGKKWGPHGYGFACGSGFLQTDGLTEDQISANRPFYNPDTTSIKARDGEGCPRCGGAVFAAEQQLSKGKVWHKKCYNCADCHRPLDSVLACDGPDGDIHCRACYGKLFGPKGFGYGHAPTLVSTSGESTIQFPDGRPLAGPKTSGGCPRCGFAVFAAEQMISKTRIWHKRCFYCSDCRKSLDSTNLNDGPDGDIYCRACYGRNFGPKGVGYGLGAGALTTF, encoded by the coding sequence ATGCCTTCCTTCCAACCGATCGAGGCCCCCAAGTGTCCGCGCTGCGGCAAGAGTGTCTATGCTGCCGAGGAGCGTTTGGCTGGCGGCTATGTATTCCACAAGAACTGCTTCAAGTGCGGAATGTGCAACAAATCCCTGGACTCCACCAACTGCACAGAGCACGAGCGCGAGCTCTACTGCAAGACGTGCCACGGTCGCAAGTTCGGGCCGAAAGGTTACGGCTTCGGCACTGGAGCGGGCACCCTCTCCATGGACAACGGGTCACAGTTCCTGCGCGAGAACGGCGATGTGCCGTCCGTAAGGAATGGAGCCCGCCTGGAACCCAGGGCCATTGCTCGTGCCCCCGAAGGTGAGGGCTGCCCTCGTTGCGGTGGCTATGTGTACGCCGCCGAACAGATGCTGGCCCGCGGACGCAGCTGGCACAAGGAGTGCTTCAAGTGCGGTACCTGCAAGAAGGGTCTGGACTCGATCCTGTGCTGCGAGGCTCCCGACAAGAACATCTACTGCAAGGGCTGCTATGCCAAGAAGTTTGGACCCAAGGGCTATGGTTATGGCCAGGGCGGTGGTGCTCTCCAGTCCGACTGCTATGCTCACGACGACGGAGCACCGCAAATCCGTGCCGCCATCGACGTGGACAAGATCCAGGCCCGTCCGGGTGAGGGTTGCCCACGTTGCGGCGGCGTGGTCTACGCAGCGGAGCAGAAGCTTTCCAAGGGCCGGGAGTGGCACAAGAAGTGCTTCAATTGCAAGGATTGCCACAAGACTCTGGACTCGATCAATGCCAGCGATGGTCCCGATCGTGATGTGTACTGCCGCACCTGCTACGGCAAGAAGTGGGGACCCCATGGCTATGGATTCGCCTGCGGCTCTGGTTTCCTGCAGACCGATGGCTTGACCGAGGATCAGATCAGCGCCAACAGGCCTTTCTATAACCCGGATACCACGTCGATCAAGGCCCGTGACGGCGAGGGCTGCCCCCGGTGCGGAGGAGCCGTATTCGCCGCCGAGCAACAGTTGTCCAAGGGCAAGGTGTGGCACAAGAAGTGCTACAACTGCGCCGACTGCCACCGGCCATTGGACTCGGTCCTGGCCTGCGATGGACCCGATGGCGACATCCACTGCCGCGCCTGCTACGGCAAGCTCTTCGGACCCAAGGGCTTTGGCtacggccacgcccccactcTGGTGTCCACCAGTGGCGAGAGCACCATCCAGTTCCCAGATGGCCGTCCTCTGGCCGGACCCAAGACTTCGGGCGGCTGCCCGCGTTGCGGTTTCGCCGTGTTCGCCGCCGAGCAGATGATCAGCAAGACCAGGATCTGGCACAAGAGGTGCTTCTACTGCTCGGATTGCCGCAAATCGCTGGACTCGACCAACCTGAACGACGGACCCGACGGCGACATCTACTGCCGAGCCTGCTACGGCCGCAATTTTGGACCCAAGGGAGTGGGATACGGTCTGGGCGCGGGCGCTTTGACAACGTTCTAA